One part of the Chryseobacterium sp. 7 genome encodes these proteins:
- a CDS encoding M48 family metallopeptidase yields the protein MTRKLIVLGCFLCSMMGLAQIYKPIDTADYIQRKSFLKNFEGNNEATVKRLKSQYSGKTGTELSKIYKEFGTDFEKQVKNKDFIFKSEFETSIQAMIQRLKKNNPQIPQDLKILIAKDNTPNAYCLADGTFVINMGLYSWLNNEEQIAAVIAHELGHKIEGHSLKNFLKIIEQDKLDKVVVENIKSTTTSRSQSQNQKAFDILKNTAYKKGVERRQSEMQADSLGYVIFKNSDFKKAEFVNALQRLQDFDTISPRELKVDTYRKLFNLPKQAFNEKWMKKEDFSLYNYNFYKEKLNKDSLASHPEISRRIEMLKKTFAELKNPATPEKPTDLFVALRKTARMEILPNYFHSEDYGVGIYTAMQFLQDEEEEKYYKSWLGRCFSKIYEARKNYNLNRYLDRIEPKDQSESYQQFLNFMWNLSLDEIKNIADFYQTNETMAKVN from the coding sequence ATGACCAGAAAATTGATTGTATTGGGATGTTTTTTATGTTCTATGATGGGACTTGCCCAAATCTATAAACCGATAGATACAGCAGATTATATACAGCGAAAATCTTTTTTAAAGAATTTCGAAGGAAATAATGAAGCGACGGTAAAGAGATTAAAATCCCAGTATTCCGGGAAGACAGGTACGGAATTATCCAAAATTTATAAAGAATTCGGAACTGATTTTGAAAAGCAGGTGAAAAATAAGGATTTTATCTTTAAATCTGAATTTGAAACCAGTATACAGGCTATGATTCAACGTCTTAAAAAGAATAATCCACAAATTCCTCAGGATCTTAAAATTCTGATTGCAAAAGATAATACTCCCAATGCATACTGCCTTGCTGACGGTACTTTTGTAATCAATATGGGACTTTACAGCTGGCTGAATAATGAAGAACAGATTGCTGCAGTGATAGCCCATGAGCTGGGGCACAAAATAGAGGGACATTCCCTGAAAAATTTTCTGAAAATTATTGAGCAGGATAAACTGGACAAAGTGGTAGTGGAAAATATAAAATCCACAACAACAAGCCGAAGCCAAAGCCAGAATCAGAAAGCTTTTGATATTTTAAAAAACACAGCGTACAAAAAAGGAGTGGAAAGAAGACAAAGCGAAATGCAGGCAGACTCTTTGGGCTATGTCATTTTTAAAAACAGTGATTTTAAGAAAGCGGAGTTTGTAAATGCTCTTCAGAGGCTGCAAGATTTTGATACCATCTCACCAAGAGAACTGAAGGTGGATACCTACAGGAAATTATTTAATCTCCCGAAACAGGCATTCAATGAAAAATGGATGAAAAAGGAAGATTTTTCTCTATATAACTATAATTTCTACAAGGAAAAACTGAACAAAGATTCTCTGGCATCACATCCTGAAATATCCAGAAGAATTGAAATGCTTAAAAAGACTTTTGCTGAGCTTAAAAATCCGGCTACACCGGAAAAGCCTACGGATTTATTTGTTGCACTAAGAAAAACAGCAAGAATGGAAATTTTACCTAATTATTTTCATTCGGAAGATTACGGAGTGGGAATTTATACTGCCATGCAGTTTTTGCAGGATGAGGAGGAAGAAAAGTATTATAAAAGTTGGCTGGGAAGATGTTTCTCCAAAATATACGAAGCGAGAAAAAATTATAATCTGAACCGGTATCTGGATAGGATAGAACCTAAAGATCAGAGTGAAAGTTACCAGCAGTTTCTGAATTTCATGTGGAATTTAAGCCTTGATGAAATCAAAAATATCGCAGATTTTTATCAGACGAATGAGACAATGGCGAAGGTAAACTGA
- a CDS encoding serine hydrolase domain-containing protein produces the protein MRILKYMIGGAVAGAAAAYFLGYDYLFSGISKTYLKGKSSAHIDDGNLFPSHPIATEEPILWEEDPDYNKKELPKHLVENLQHSRTAAFVVIRNGKILHEQYWNGYNQLSQTNSFSMAKAVTVMLLGKALEEGIIPTIDEKLSDFYSEFKDKPFGNEVTLKNLAQMEAGLDWDENYNNPFLPNAKAYYGKSLVKAVFSRKFKEEPGVRFEYQSGSTQLLGFALRKALNKPLASYLSEKFWVPLGMEQNAKWSTDDHGMEKTYCCIHSNARDFAKLGQLFLDNGKAGDQQILNADFIEQMRTPTEKSENIYGMGLWINHDNPIKHYYFLGLQGQYIIMIPEHNIVIVKTGSYSNNPKNDRGRPDQVRFFVNEIVSLFQ, from the coding sequence ATGAGAATACTAAAGTATATGATAGGCGGAGCTGTAGCAGGTGCCGCAGCGGCTTATTTTCTGGGATATGATTATTTATTTAGTGGTATTTCCAAAACTTATCTTAAAGGAAAATCAAGTGCACACATTGATGACGGAAATCTTTTCCCCAGCCATCCTATTGCTACAGAAGAACCCATACTTTGGGAAGAAGATCCGGATTACAATAAAAAGGAATTACCTAAACATTTAGTTGAAAACTTACAACACTCCAGAACAGCCGCTTTTGTAGTGATAAGGAATGGAAAAATTCTTCATGAACAGTATTGGAATGGCTATAACCAGCTTTCACAGACCAATTCTTTTTCTATGGCCAAAGCAGTCACTGTAATGTTGTTAGGAAAAGCACTGGAAGAAGGTATCATTCCAACTATTGATGAAAAACTATCTGATTTTTATTCTGAATTTAAAGATAAACCCTTCGGAAATGAGGTAACCCTTAAAAATCTGGCTCAAATGGAAGCCGGACTGGACTGGGATGAAAATTACAATAATCCGTTTCTGCCCAATGCAAAAGCTTATTATGGAAAAAGCCTTGTAAAAGCAGTGTTTTCAAGAAAATTCAAAGAAGAACCAGGAGTAAGATTTGAATATCAAAGCGGATCTACGCAGCTTCTTGGCTTCGCCCTTAGAAAAGCATTGAATAAACCATTAGCAAGCTATTTATCAGAAAAATTCTGGGTTCCTTTGGGCATGGAGCAAAATGCTAAGTGGAGCACAGACGATCACGGTATGGAAAAAACGTATTGCTGTATTCATTCCAATGCAAGGGATTTTGCCAAGCTGGGACAGCTATTTTTGGATAACGGAAAAGCCGGAGACCAGCAAATACTCAATGCAGACTTCATTGAACAGATGAGAACTCCTACCGAAAAGTCTGAAAACATCTATGGAATGGGGCTTTGGATTAATCATGACAATCCTATTAAACATTATTATTTCCTCGGATTACAGGGACAATACATTATCATGATTCCGGAGCATAATATCGTTATCGTAAAAACCGGAAGCTATTCCAACAACCCTAAAAATGACAGAGGAAGACCAGACCAGGTAAGATTCTTTGTGAATGAAATTGTATCATTATTCCAATAA
- a CDS encoding YdeI/OmpD-associated family protein codes for MEKYSINVDEYIEKSPDFAKPILEYLRETIHEACPDAEEAIKWKFPAFMYKGKILCSITAFKQYCSLGFWLHQEMKTLQEIETTAEKSSMFSLGKVTRLEDLPSKPQLKSAIQEAMELTDMGVTMKKAPPSKVEMDVPDYFQSALNAQPKAKEIFEKASPSFRKEYIAWVSEAKTEATKNKRLEQSLEWIAEGKGRNWKYQKK; via the coding sequence ATGGAAAAATACAGCATAAACGTTGATGAATACATTGAAAAATCTCCGGATTTTGCGAAACCTATTTTAGAATATCTCCGTGAAACCATTCATGAAGCCTGTCCCGATGCAGAAGAGGCCATCAAATGGAAATTTCCTGCTTTTATGTATAAAGGAAAAATTCTCTGCTCCATTACTGCTTTCAAGCAATATTGCAGTCTGGGATTCTGGCTTCACCAGGAGATGAAAACTTTACAGGAAATAGAAACAACTGCTGAAAAAAGTTCAATGTTCAGTTTAGGAAAAGTAACCCGCCTTGAAGATCTTCCATCCAAACCTCAGCTAAAAAGCGCTATCCAGGAAGCCATGGAGCTTACAGACATGGGAGTTACGATGAAAAAAGCCCCTCCATCCAAAGTAGAAATGGATGTTCCTGATTATTTTCAGTCGGCTTTAAATGCCCAGCCAAAAGCAAAAGAAATTTTTGAAAAAGCTTCACCATCTTTCAGAAAAGAGTATATTGCATGGGTTTCCGAAGCCAAAACAGAAGCTACCAAAAACAAAAGATTGGAACAGTCTTTGGAATGGATAGCCGAAGGCAAAGGCCGGAACTGGAAGTACCAGAAAAAATAA
- a CDS encoding helix-turn-helix domain-containing protein, which yields MKKKIILFFFLIISFFTFAQSFDFEGQYKYARMLSSKNPDSSEIVLNKIIDSAQKRNVPEFLAKAYYLKSFNSYLKSDAEKSLDFADKALKVSTQSNYSIGKALAYRMQGTQYAKLGLLKESSTSLRNALAEVKTNNTEEGHELKGMIFNSFLILLNKNQYKEKEYYSKSAIQEFQKLKNTARRNELLISAYTNMGYNLSEVKKFREAKYYFANALSLVGESNYYLRANILNDIGFSFSKQNKPDSAVLYFQKSLAIVDQYGFNEKKIEVTKNLEEAYAQLHDESNTEKYKIENLKLKDSVAYNRSMAVNKTLSKKEKSFHQQLNESHSISKWLIIACIALLIVLGAMIFNSIRLRKKHKEAVAKIYKDGISPVVYEEDPLETSEDIQTKNTPTPIEIKISPEVEENILDGLTIFEENLEFNNKNISRYNLANTLNINTKYLSTVIKKHKKFNFNQYINHLRINYIVNQLKNEPQYRKYKINHLAEITGYSSHSAFSLEFKKITGLHPSAFIKTLDEIS from the coding sequence ATGAAGAAAAAAATTATTCTCTTTTTCTTCCTTATTATTTCATTTTTTACATTCGCTCAATCGTTTGATTTTGAGGGACAATATAAGTATGCCCGCATGCTTTCTTCTAAAAATCCGGACAGCTCGGAAATTGTTCTGAATAAGATTATAGATTCTGCACAGAAAAGAAATGTCCCTGAATTTCTTGCAAAGGCTTATTATTTAAAGTCTTTCAACAGTTATTTGAAATCTGATGCTGAAAAAAGCCTTGATTTTGCTGATAAAGCGCTTAAAGTATCTACTCAAAGCAATTACAGCATTGGGAAGGCACTGGCGTACAGAATGCAGGGAACTCAATATGCAAAGCTTGGGCTGCTTAAAGAATCTTCTACAAGCCTTAGAAATGCACTAGCAGAAGTAAAAACCAATAATACGGAAGAAGGGCATGAGCTGAAAGGGATGATCTTTAATTCTTTTTTGATTCTTCTGAATAAGAATCAGTACAAAGAGAAAGAATATTACTCTAAAAGTGCCATTCAGGAGTTTCAGAAACTTAAAAATACAGCCAGACGAAATGAATTACTGATCTCAGCTTATACCAATATGGGGTATAATTTATCTGAGGTGAAAAAGTTCAGGGAAGCCAAATATTATTTTGCAAATGCTCTTTCGTTGGTGGGAGAAAGCAATTATTATCTTCGGGCCAACATTCTTAATGATATCGGATTTTCTTTTTCAAAACAGAATAAACCGGACAGTGCCGTGCTGTACTTTCAGAAGTCTCTGGCCATTGTAGATCAGTACGGTTTCAATGAAAAAAAGATTGAGGTGACCAAGAATCTTGAAGAAGCTTATGCCCAGCTCCACGATGAATCCAATACCGAGAAGTATAAAATTGAAAATCTTAAATTAAAAGACAGCGTTGCTTACAACAGATCCATGGCTGTCAACAAAACATTATCAAAAAAAGAGAAAAGTTTCCATCAGCAGCTCAACGAAAGCCACAGTATTTCAAAATGGCTTATTATCGCCTGTATTGCTCTGCTAATTGTTTTAGGAGCGATGATTTTCAATAGCATTCGTCTGCGAAAAAAACATAAAGAAGCGGTTGCTAAAATTTACAAAGATGGAATTTCACCTGTTGTTTATGAGGAAGATCCACTGGAAACTTCTGAGGATATTCAGACAAAAAACACCCCTACTCCTATTGAAATAAAAATTTCGCCTGAAGTAGAGGAAAACATACTAGATGGATTAACAATTTTTGAAGAAAACCTTGAGTTTAACAACAAAAACATTTCTCGTTATAATCTTGCAAATACGTTGAATATCAACACAAAATATCTTTCAACGGTTATCAAGAAACATAAAAAATTTAATTTTAACCAATACATTAATCACCTGAGGATCAATTATATCGTCAATCAGCTGAAAAATGAGCCTCAATACAGGAAATATAAGATCAATCACCTTGCTGAAATCACAGGATATTCATCTCACAGTGCCTTTTCTCTTGAATTCAAGAAAATCACAGGACTGCATCCGTCTGCCTTCATCAAAACCCTTGATGAGATTTCCTAA
- a CDS encoding Y-family DNA polymerase, with protein MYALVDCNNFFVSCERTLDPDLEGKPVVVLSNNDGCVVSRSKEAKDLGIPMAAPAFKYKELFQKHDVKSFSAKFELYNYKSQQVINIAKSYVLDHEVYSIDELFLDLTGFKYTDIYAYCLKIRNEIHEKENIPVSIGIAPTKTLCKVANRIVKEFPDNFKGVYILDTPEKIEKALKWLNIGDVWGIGRRLAVKMNDSGVYKAWDLLQKPEMWIRKVMGIHGVRMINELRGIRQLELDAPSPKKSIVVTRSFMQMLTKKEEVRERVETFGMYCSERLRKQNTCCKMITVFVQTNRFRKDLPEYKNAMTRILSNPTNSSILIGRVVNELFEAVYREGFHYKRAGVMVNDFVPEDQRQIGLFEEDIQNQHLPVMKAMDAMNRKFGKDKVRLGSMSGENTFGRAKLSPEYEAFLKKNTLPEANFRFH; from the coding sequence ATGTACGCTCTGGTAGATTGTAACAATTTTTTTGTTTCCTGCGAAAGGACTTTAGATCCTGATCTTGAAGGCAAACCCGTTGTGGTACTTTCCAACAACGATGGGTGTGTTGTGTCCAGAAGTAAAGAAGCAAAAGATCTGGGAATTCCTATGGCAGCTCCTGCATTCAAGTACAAAGAGCTTTTTCAGAAACATGATGTGAAAAGTTTTTCTGCAAAATTTGAACTGTATAATTATAAAAGCCAGCAGGTTATTAATATTGCTAAATCCTATGTTCTAGACCATGAAGTGTACAGTATTGACGAGCTTTTTCTTGATTTGACGGGATTCAAATACACTGATATTTACGCATATTGTCTTAAAATCAGAAATGAGATCCATGAGAAAGAAAATATTCCGGTAAGTATAGGAATTGCTCCCACCAAGACCTTATGTAAAGTGGCAAACAGGATTGTAAAAGAGTTTCCGGATAATTTTAAAGGGGTTTACATTCTGGATACACCTGAAAAAATTGAAAAAGCCCTGAAATGGCTCAACATAGGAGACGTATGGGGAATAGGGCGAAGACTTGCCGTTAAAATGAACGACAGTGGTGTATACAAAGCCTGGGATCTTCTTCAGAAGCCCGAAATGTGGATCAGGAAAGTGATGGGAATTCATGGAGTAAGAATGATTAATGAATTGAGAGGAATTCGTCAGCTTGAGCTGGATGCACCTTCTCCTAAAAAATCCATAGTTGTTACCAGAAGTTTTATGCAGATGCTCACTAAGAAAGAAGAAGTGAGGGAAAGAGTAGAAACTTTTGGAATGTATTGCTCGGAAAGATTAAGAAAGCAGAATACCTGCTGCAAAATGATCACGGTTTTTGTGCAGACCAACCGATTCAGAAAAGACCTGCCCGAATACAAAAATGCAATGACCCGCATTCTTTCTAATCCTACCAATTCATCCATCCTGATCGGAAGAGTGGTGAATGAGCTCTTTGAAGCTGTTTATAGAGAAGGATTTCATTATAAGAGAGCCGGAGTGATGGTGAATGATTTTGTTCCCGAAGATCAGAGACAGATTGGTCTTTTTGAGGAAGATATTCAAAACCAGCATCTTCCTGTGATGAAGGCCATGGATGCTATGAACCGAAAATTCGGGAAAGATAAAGTCCGTCTTGGAAGCATGAGCGGAGAAAATACTTTTGGACGTGCAAAACTCTCCCCGGAATATGAAGCCTTCCTGAAAAAGAATACATTGCCGGAAGCCAATTTCAGATTTCATTAG
- a CDS encoding Na+/H+ antiporter, with protein MHTILPFLLAMVAAIVLLNMWATKLKIAYPILLVVFGLLVSFVPGLPVVKINPDLIFFIFLPPLLFEAAWSISFKEMKRWWRIIGSFAFLVVFFTALAVAVTANYFIPGFTLALGFLLGGIVSPPDAVSTGAIMKFVKIPSTTAAVLEGESLLNDASSLIIFRFALIAVGTGQFIWQEASLDFLWMIIGGAGIGLILAWIFVQVHKRLPTEASSDIALTIIEPYLMYWIAEQFHASGVLAVVCGGLYMSAKRLIFLNSASRIMGYSVWQSFVFILNGIVFLIIGLELPEIVGGLRSEGIPLKIAIQYGVLVTGILIAARIISSYAAMMATLIFRPSVAPRASSPRRRMLLPIILGWTGMRGVVSLAAALAIPITLENGLPFPNRNLILFITFVVILLTLLVQGLTLPYIIKYGHVFDDFTDEDKDKQAREEIKHKLKQHVYHFLKSKHEKELNGHAGLERMLKHWEEKIQNNDTEWMNEKTKDIFFEMLESQRQFLSELNKDITVNEEIIRHQLYQLDLEEERLRMI; from the coding sequence ATGCATACCATCTTACCCTTTTTACTTGCTATGGTCGCAGCCATCGTGCTGCTTAATATGTGGGCTACCAAATTAAAAATTGCCTACCCGATTCTGCTTGTTGTATTTGGGCTTCTCGTTAGTTTCGTGCCGGGGCTTCCGGTTGTAAAGATCAATCCGGATCTTATCTTTTTTATATTCCTGCCTCCTCTTTTATTTGAGGCTGCCTGGTCTATTTCTTTTAAAGAGATGAAACGGTGGTGGCGTATTATTGGAAGTTTTGCCTTTTTAGTGGTTTTTTTTACGGCACTTGCAGTGGCGGTAACGGCTAATTACTTTATTCCGGGTTTCACTCTTGCTCTCGGATTTCTGTTGGGAGGCATTGTTTCTCCACCAGATGCAGTAAGTACAGGAGCGATTATGAAGTTTGTAAAAATACCTTCTACTACAGCCGCTGTTTTGGAAGGAGAAAGCCTGTTGAATGATGCCTCTTCACTGATTATATTCCGTTTTGCTTTAATTGCCGTGGGAACAGGACAGTTTATATGGCAGGAAGCTTCGCTGGATTTTTTATGGATGATTATCGGGGGTGCCGGAATTGGCTTAATATTGGCCTGGATCTTTGTGCAGGTTCATAAAAGGCTCCCTACAGAGGCTTCTTCAGATATTGCATTAACGATTATTGAACCCTATTTAATGTATTGGATTGCAGAACAGTTTCATGCTTCCGGGGTTTTAGCTGTCGTTTGCGGAGGTCTGTATATGTCTGCTAAAAGACTGATCTTTTTGAACAGCGCAAGTCGTATAATGGGATATAGCGTATGGCAGAGCTTTGTATTTATTCTGAATGGGATTGTATTTTTAATTATCGGGCTTGAGCTTCCTGAAATTGTTGGCGGTCTTCGATCTGAAGGTATTCCTTTGAAAATTGCCATTCAATATGGAGTATTAGTGACCGGTATTCTGATTGCTGCCAGAATCATAAGTTCCTATGCCGCTATGATGGCCACTTTGATTTTCCGGCCAAGTGTGGCTCCCCGTGCTTCTTCACCAAGAAGACGTATGCTGCTGCCTATTATCCTTGGATGGACGGGAATGAGAGGAGTTGTATCACTAGCTGCAGCACTGGCCATTCCAATTACCCTGGAAAACGGACTTCCTTTTCCGAACAGAAACCTTATCCTCTTCATTACTTTCGTTGTGATTCTGCTTACATTGCTTGTTCAGGGACTTACATTACCATACATTATAAAATATGGACATGTGTTTGATGACTTTACTGATGAAGATAAAGACAAGCAAGCCCGGGAAGAAATAAAACACAAACTGAAACAACATGTTTATCATTTTCTTAAAAGCAAGCATGAAAAAGAACTTAACGGCCATGCCGGATTAGAAAGAATGCTGAAGCACTGGGAGGAAAAAATACAGAATAATGATACGGAATGGATGAATGAAAAGACTAAAGATATCTTCTTTGAAATGCTGGAGAGCCAAAGACAGTTTCTTTCAGAATTGAATAAAGATATTACCGTTAATGAAGAAATTATCCGCCATCAGCTCTACCAGCTGGATCTTGAGGAAGAACGTCTGAGAATGATTTAA
- a CDS encoding M15 family metallopeptidase — MDKVTLERIQKLHPLVRDEVKQIIQECDEALTGRAKIRITQGLRSFEEQEKLYAIGRITSGKKVTNAKAGQSIHNYGLAVDMCLMIDGKTASWDTAKDWDNDKVADWYECVKIFARHGWDWGGNWKTFKDLPHFEKKNIPSKKGPVKTSWRTLLKMPKDKQNYVIF; from the coding sequence ATGGACAAAGTAACCTTAGAACGGATTCAAAAACTTCACCCGTTGGTAAGAGATGAAGTAAAACAAATCATACAGGAATGTGATGAAGCACTTACCGGAAGAGCCAAAATAAGAATCACCCAAGGATTAAGATCTTTTGAAGAACAGGAAAAGCTGTATGCTATCGGAAGAATTACTTCAGGAAAAAAGGTGACTAATGCGAAGGCTGGACAGAGTATTCACAATTATGGCCTTGCGGTAGATATGTGCCTGATGATTGATGGAAAAACGGCAAGTTGGGATACAGCAAAAGACTGGGACAATGATAAAGTTGCAGACTGGTATGAGTGTGTAAAAATTTTTGCCCGCCATGGCTGGGACTGGGGTGGAAACTGGAAAACATTTAAAGATCTTCCCCACTTCGAAAAAAAGAATATTCCATCTAAAAAAGGCCCTGTAAAAACCAGTTGGAGAACGCTTTTGAAGATGCCAAAAGATAAGCAGAATTACGTTATTTTTTAG
- a CDS encoding patatin-like phospholipase family protein → MKKTTILSLDGGGIRGIITCIILRYIEEQLQHYDKPTAKLGDYFDLVAGSSTGGLIASIILSPDETRKAKYSIQKGLELYAEKGGDIFQVSFWEKLVNPFGLLNERISQEALEKNLNDFFGNLELKELIKPCLITSYDIENRRAKLFNSWKAHLSTDNFFVKDICRATSAAPTYFSPVQIKSMYGQIFSLIDGGMFANNPALCAYAEARKIPFAEVLKNHQKANHPSVNDMIIVSIGTGIEARPYPFKRLEKAGKIGWVSPIIDILMSANAETVDYQLEQMFQTLGLRNQKNYYRLNPSLKNASPAMDNVRRSNIENLIQAGLSYIDDNRETLNQIVQKLIKNKI, encoded by the coding sequence ATGAAAAAGACAACCATTCTTTCTTTGGACGGAGGTGGAATAAGGGGAATCATTACCTGCATTATTCTGCGTTACATAGAAGAACAGCTTCAGCATTATGATAAGCCAACTGCCAAGCTCGGAGATTATTTTGATCTGGTAGCGGGCAGCAGCACCGGAGGTCTGATTGCTTCTATTATTTTATCTCCCGATGAAACCCGAAAAGCAAAATATTCTATCCAAAAAGGATTGGAATTATATGCTGAAAAAGGCGGCGACATTTTCCAGGTTTCCTTTTGGGAAAAGCTGGTTAATCCATTCGGATTATTGAATGAAAGAATTTCCCAGGAAGCTCTTGAAAAAAACTTAAATGACTTTTTTGGAAATTTAGAATTAAAAGAATTAATAAAACCATGTTTAATAACGAGTTATGATATCGAGAACAGAAGAGCAAAGCTTTTCAACTCATGGAAAGCCCACCTCAGCACAGATAACTTTTTTGTAAAGGATATTTGTAGAGCAACATCAGCGGCTCCCACCTATTTCAGCCCTGTACAGATCAAGTCTATGTACGGACAGATCTTCAGCCTGATTGACGGAGGAATGTTTGCGAATAATCCCGCTCTTTGTGCTTATGCAGAAGCAAGAAAAATTCCTTTTGCAGAGGTTTTAAAGAACCATCAGAAAGCCAATCATCCTAGTGTAAATGACATGATTATTGTTTCTATCGGAACAGGAATTGAGGCAAGACCTTATCCTTTTAAAAGACTTGAAAAAGCCGGAAAAATTGGATGGGTAAGTCCTATTATTGACATTTTAATGTCTGCCAATGCAGAAACCGTAGATTATCAGCTGGAACAGATGTTTCAGACGCTGGGACTTAGAAACCAAAAGAACTATTACCGCCTGAATCCTTCTCTGAAAAATGCTTCTCCAGCAATGGATAACGTGAGAAGGTCTAATATTGAAAACCTGATACAGGCCGGATTGAGCTATATTGATGATAACAGAGAAACATTAAACCAAATTGTTCAGAAGCTCATCAAAAATAAAATATAA
- a CDS encoding leucine-rich repeat protein: protein MTLPSTLERIKANAFGNQFITGTLKIPGSCKIIEASAFSGSNSRVSELILENGIEAIDNYAFQLAGATTITDLYIPKSVKSVGQGAFNIPSLKKVSVKQGLDISNAGIPVTATILYYADI from the coding sequence GTGACTCTTCCAAGTACTTTGGAAAGAATAAAAGCTAATGCATTTGGTAACCAATTCATAACCGGAACTTTAAAAATACCCGGATCATGCAAAATAATTGAAGCATCGGCATTCTCCGGTTCAAATTCCAGAGTATCTGAACTCATCTTAGAAAATGGTATTGAAGCTATTGACAATTATGCTTTTCAACTTGCTGGAGCGACAACAATTACAGATTTATACATTCCAAAGTCCGTAAAATCTGTAGGGCAAGGTGCTTTCAATATCCCTTCCTTAAAGAAGGTTTCTGTAAAACAGGGTTTAGATATCAGTAATGCTGGTATTCCGGTGACAGCAACGATCTTATACTATGCAGACATCTAA
- a CDS encoding leucine-rich repeat domain-containing protein, whose translation MKTKEELKLYFENGDIPKQEDFWEWQNSYWHKDEKLPNSSLEVSVYEEFIFSPTDNTEIIGSDTVMAFPEGVKVIGGFSYLLPLKRTSKIIFPKSLERIKNRAFSGQYLKGTLTIPGSCKIVEAFAFSSTAANLSKLVLENGIETIEEAAFQLTTSKDLTDLYIPKSVKSVGQNAFNIPALKTVSVKQGLDISNAGIPATATILYYTDI comes from the coding sequence ATGAAAACAAAAGAAGAATTAAAGCTCTATTTTGAAAATGGAGATATCCCAAAACAGGAAGACTTTTGGGAATGGCAGAACTCTTACTGGCATAAGGATGAAAAATTACCCAACAGTTCTCTTGAAGTATCTGTATATGAAGAGTTCATCTTTTCTCCAACAGATAATACGGAAATCATCGGGTCTGACACCGTTATGGCTTTTCCTGAAGGAGTAAAAGTCATTGGAGGATTTTCCTATCTACTTCCGCTCAAACGTACATCAAAAATTATCTTTCCAAAATCTCTAGAAAGAATAAAAAACAGAGCGTTTAGTGGACAATATCTGAAAGGAACGTTAACAATTCCCGGATCATGTAAAATAGTGGAAGCATTTGCTTTTTCAAGTACTGCTGCCAACTTATCAAAATTAGTATTAGAAAACGGTATAGAAACTATTGAAGAAGCAGCTTTTCAATTGACTACCAGCAAGGACTTAACAGATCTTTATATTCCTAAATCTGTAAAGTCCGTAGGACAAAACGCATTCAACATCCCTGCTTTGAAAACAGTTTCTGTCAAGCAAGGTTTAGACATCAGTAATGCCGGTATTCCAGCCACAGCTACCATCTTATACTATACAGACATCTAA
- a CDS encoding leucine-rich repeat domain-containing protein, protein MKTKEELKLYFENGDIPKQEDFWEWQNSYWHKDEKITQNSIESVEKVIPFFTNDNELLGSALVITIPSNTKKIINGAYIFSGMSYQIVKVNFNEGLEVIGPSAFNQQNIKSVRTPSTLKIIENNAFGQQANMTNGSDSIEEIILNEGLISIGDYAFNCPRATVIETLYIPDSVKTVGQSSFSLPSLKSVSAPAGLDLSKAGIPSTATITYR, encoded by the coding sequence ATGAAAACAAAAGAAGAATTAAAACTCTATTTTGAAAATGGAGATATCCCAAAACAGGAAGATTTTTGGGAATGGCAGAACTCATACTGGCATAAAGACGAGAAAATTACCCAAAATTCTATTGAAAGCGTTGAAAAGGTAATACCATTTTTTACGAATGACAATGAACTTCTTGGTTCAGCATTGGTAATTACCATTCCATCTAACACAAAAAAAATCATTAATGGTGCTTATATCTTTTCAGGAATGTCTTACCAGATTGTGAAAGTAAATTTCAATGAGGGACTTGAAGTAATTGGTCCTTCTGCTTTTAATCAGCAAAACATTAAAAGCGTCCGAACACCCTCAACCCTTAAGATTATTGAAAACAATGCTTTTGGCCAACAAGCCAATATGACTAATGGATCTGATTCAATAGAAGAAATTATTTTAAATGAAGGTTTAATTAGTATTGGAGATTATGCTTTTAACTGCCCCAGAGCAACGGTTATAGAAACTTTATATATCCCAGATTCAGTAAAAACGGTGGGGCAAAGTTCATTTTCTCTTCCTTCTCTTAAGAGTGTTTCAGCACCTGCAGGATTAGATCTAAGTAAGGCAGGCATTCCGTCAACAGCTACAATCACCTATAGATAA